From Polynucleobacter difficilis, a single genomic window includes:
- a CDS encoding SemiSWEET transporter: MDLVNLIGTVAATLTTLAFLPQAWRSWRTRNLAGVSLAMYGFFTLGVFLWLVYGILLIQWPIIVANAITFVLSCSILFLKIRHKDLPHHPHQ, translated from the coding sequence ATGGATCTTGTTAACCTGATTGGAACGGTGGCCGCTACGCTGACGACCTTGGCCTTTTTGCCCCAAGCGTGGCGTTCATGGCGCACACGTAATCTAGCGGGCGTGTCTTTGGCGATGTATGGCTTTTTCACGCTAGGCGTTTTTCTTTGGTTGGTCTACGGCATCCTATTGATCCAATGGCCCATTATTGTGGCCAATGCCATCACGTTCGTTTTGTCATGCAGTATTCTGTTTTTAAAAATTCGGCACAAAGATTTGCCGCATCACCCGCATCAGTAG